In Gossypium arboreum isolate Shixiya-1 chromosome 5, ASM2569848v2, whole genome shotgun sequence, a single genomic region encodes these proteins:
- the LOC108450588 gene encoding uncharacterized protein LOC108450588 isoform X1: MHACVNEMNSKNTTLKQGTLSISKNNLFFVLHKESSTKKKKKDHIPRALLSSFHLIYFLIFPFLGFLVLKNLVLDFYRAHIKGCRSKPRQGRQAKGLPDAKPDPAILQPVVMLDTSHEIAIYLHRFHNLDLFQQGWYQLKITVRWDNDAHATTAMPSRVLQYEAPNFGCEGGGYGVWRIDEKDNSFLTQPFRIKYARQDVLLFTMVAFDLPLKGNEGPSTSAVVLKFELLYAPLLDNGSEFQASPDSCPAAVHEFRIPSKALLGLHSYCPVYFDAFHAVLVDVSVHITLLKAGSYHDSMKVSSNSRTATADVAHESTGGSTQALNQAAPSDLKQVMLVKALLDARETLIVELQKLGSAINRTVDLTEYTSRMNDTKLFDSFLQANQVTADNEVSGQGKPQNGPEKANGGLDFQSDRLPQNLSKDDVTRMFNISGDQVLHLWSTFLTFHRDNKTKIMEVLHDAWAKDRKAEWSIWMVYSKSEMPQHHINGSSDERTTHHVGHKRGSSLWKLSDDPAHMAAMRADLHRRSIGQMKINNRSIQDMQIFGDPSAIPIVIVERVLNTPQRSLSYNSYMKNLDLKDSVPSRIDVSSEDGKKPSSATTAKKVRDLKIVVFVHGFQGHHLDLRLVRNQWLLLDPKIEFLMSEANEEKTSGDFREMGLRLAQEVISFLKKKMDKAAKYGRLRDIKLSFVGHSIGNVIIRTAIADTVMEPYLGYLHTYLSLSGPHLGYLYSSNSLFNSGLWVLKKFKGTQCIHQLTFTDDPDICNTFFYKLCKQKTLENFKNIILLSSPQDGYVPYHSARIESCKAASVDNSKKGKAFLEMLNSCLDQLRAPTTEDRVFLRSDVNFDTSAYGKNLNSFIGRAAHIEFLESDIFARFIMWSFPNLFK; the protein is encoded by the exons GCAAGGGAGACAAGCAAAAGGGTTACCAGATGCAAAGCCGGACCCGGCTATATTACAGCCGGTGGTCATGTTGGATACATCCCATGAGATTGCAATTTACCTTCATAGGTTTCATAACCTCGATCTTTTCCAGCAAGG ATGGTATCAACTTAAGATTACCGTGAGATGGGACAATGATGCACATGCTACGACCGCGATGCCTTCGAGAGTCTTGCAATATGAAG CTCCAAATTTTGGTTGTGAGGGTGGTGGATATGGAGTATGGAGGATTGATGAAAAAGACAACAGTTTTTTAACACAGCCTTTTCGAATCAAATATGCGAGACAGGATGTTCTTTTATTTACCATGGTTGCATTTGATTTACCTCTAAAGGGAAATGAG GGTCCTTCAACATCAGCTGTCGTTTTGAAGTTTGAGCTTTTGTATGCTCCTCTGTTGGATAATGG TTCTGAGTTTCAGGCTTCTCCAGATAGTTGCCCTGCTGCTGTCCATGAATTTCGGATACCTTCTAAAGCTCTTTTAGGACTGCATTCCTATTGCCCTGTTTATTTTGATGCATTTCATGCTGTTCTTGTGGATGTAAGTGTTCACATCACTCTCCTAAAAGCTGGTTCCTACCATGACTCAATGAAGGTATCCAG CAATTCGCGTACTGCCACTGCTGATGTTGCACATGAAAGTACTGGTGGATCAACTCAA GCGCTGAATCAAGCGGCTCCGAGTGACCTGAAACAGGTCATGCTTGTAAAGGCATTATTAGATGCTCGTGAAACCTTGATTGTAGAGCTACAAAAGCTTGGAAGTGCTATTAACCGAACTGTTGATTTGACTGAATATACCTCCAGAATGAATGATACGAAGTTATTTGATTCATTTCTCCAAGCAAATCAGGTTACTGCTGATAACGAAGTTTCCGGACAAGGCAAGCCACAAAACGGTCCTGAG AAAGCTAATGGCGGATTAGATTTTCAAAGTGATCGATTGCCCCAGAACTTATCCAAAGATGATGTAACTAGAATGTTTAATATATCTGGTGATCAAGTGTTACATTTGTGGAGCACTTTTCTGACTTTCCACAG GGATAATAAAACAAAGATAATGGAAGTCCTTCATGATGCATGGGCTAAGGATCGGAAAGCTGAATGGTCGATATGGATGGTTTACTCTAAGTCTGAAATGCCTCAACATCATATAAATGGCAGTTCTGATGAGAGAACAACCCACCATGTTGGGCATAAGAGGGGTTCAAGTTTGTGGAAGTTATCTGATGAT CCTGCGCATATGGCAGCTATGCGGGCTGACCTTCATCGACGGAGTATTGGACAAATGAAG ATTAATAATCGGTCAATCCAAGACATGCAAATATTTGGAGATCCTTCAGCGATTCCTATTGTAATTGTAGAACGTGTTCTGAATACTCCTCAACGTAGTTTAAGTTATAACTCATACATGAAGAATTTGGACCTAAAGGATTCAGTTCCCTCACGCATTGATGTTAGTTCTGAAGATGGGAAAAAGCCATCAAGTGCAACTACTGCAAAAAAAGTCCGTGATTTGAAGATTGTTGTTTTTGTGCACGGATTTCAG GGGCATCATCTGGATTTGCGGCTTGTTCGCAACCAATGGCTTTTGTTGGATCCAAAGATCGAGTTTCTCATGTCGGAGGCAAATGAAGAGAAAACATCTGGAGACTTCAGAGAAATGGGACTGAGGCTGGCGCAGGAGGTGATTTCTTTCCTTAAAAAGAAAATGGATAAAGCTGCAAAATATGGACGCCTACGAGATATCAAACTTAGTTTTGTCGGCCATTCTATTGGAAACGTCATAATAAGAACAGCAATAGCAG ACACTGTTATGGAACCTTACCTGGGATACCTTCATACATACCTATCTCTATCTGGTCCACACTTGGGATATCTATACAGTTCAAATTCTTTATTCAATTCCGGATTATGGGTTTTGAAGAAGTTCAAGGGGACACAATGCATCCATCAGCTCACGTTCACCGATGACCCCGATATCTGTAACACTTTCTTCTACAAACTTTGTAAG CAAAAAACTCTGGAAAATTTCAAGAATATAATCCTCCTCTCTTCACCCCAG GATGGCTACGTCCCGTATCATTCTGCGAGGATTGAGTCATGCAAGGCAGCATCAGTGGACAACTCGAAAAAGGGAAAAGCATTTTTGGAGATGTTGAATTCCTGTTTGGACCAGTTACGAGCTCCTACAACTGAAGATCGAGTGTTTTTGCGATCCGATGTCAACTTTGACACATCCGCTTATGGCAAGAACTTAAACTCGTTCATTGGACGGGCTGCACATATCGAGTTTTTGGAGTCCGACATTTTTGCTCGCTTCATTATGTGGTCATTTCCGaatctgtttaaataa
- the LOC108450588 gene encoding uncharacterized protein LOC108450588 isoform X2, with protein sequence MLDTSHEIAIYLHRFHNLDLFQQGWYQLKITVRWDNDAHATTAMPSRVLQYEAPNFGCEGGGYGVWRIDEKDNSFLTQPFRIKYARQDVLLFTMVAFDLPLKGNEGPSTSAVVLKFELLYAPLLDNGSEFQASPDSCPAAVHEFRIPSKALLGLHSYCPVYFDAFHAVLVDVSVHITLLKAGSYHDSMKVSSNSRTATADVAHESTGGSTQALNQAAPSDLKQVMLVKALLDARETLIVELQKLGSAINRTVDLTEYTSRMNDTKLFDSFLQANQVTADNEVSGQGKPQNGPEKANGGLDFQSDRLPQNLSKDDVTRMFNISGDQVLHLWSTFLTFHRDNKTKIMEVLHDAWAKDRKAEWSIWMVYSKSEMPQHHINGSSDERTTHHVGHKRGSSLWKLSDDPAHMAAMRADLHRRSIGQMKINNRSIQDMQIFGDPSAIPIVIVERVLNTPQRSLSYNSYMKNLDLKDSVPSRIDVSSEDGKKPSSATTAKKVRDLKIVVFVHGFQGHHLDLRLVRNQWLLLDPKIEFLMSEANEEKTSGDFREMGLRLAQEVISFLKKKMDKAAKYGRLRDIKLSFVGHSIGNVIIRTAIADTVMEPYLGYLHTYLSLSGPHLGYLYSSNSLFNSGLWVLKKFKGTQCIHQLTFTDDPDICNTFFYKLCKQKTLENFKNIILLSSPQDGYVPYHSARIESCKAASVDNSKKGKAFLEMLNSCLDQLRAPTTEDRVFLRSDVNFDTSAYGKNLNSFIGRAAHIEFLESDIFARFIMWSFPNLFK encoded by the exons ATGTTGGATACATCCCATGAGATTGCAATTTACCTTCATAGGTTTCATAACCTCGATCTTTTCCAGCAAGG ATGGTATCAACTTAAGATTACCGTGAGATGGGACAATGATGCACATGCTACGACCGCGATGCCTTCGAGAGTCTTGCAATATGAAG CTCCAAATTTTGGTTGTGAGGGTGGTGGATATGGAGTATGGAGGATTGATGAAAAAGACAACAGTTTTTTAACACAGCCTTTTCGAATCAAATATGCGAGACAGGATGTTCTTTTATTTACCATGGTTGCATTTGATTTACCTCTAAAGGGAAATGAG GGTCCTTCAACATCAGCTGTCGTTTTGAAGTTTGAGCTTTTGTATGCTCCTCTGTTGGATAATGG TTCTGAGTTTCAGGCTTCTCCAGATAGTTGCCCTGCTGCTGTCCATGAATTTCGGATACCTTCTAAAGCTCTTTTAGGACTGCATTCCTATTGCCCTGTTTATTTTGATGCATTTCATGCTGTTCTTGTGGATGTAAGTGTTCACATCACTCTCCTAAAAGCTGGTTCCTACCATGACTCAATGAAGGTATCCAG CAATTCGCGTACTGCCACTGCTGATGTTGCACATGAAAGTACTGGTGGATCAACTCAA GCGCTGAATCAAGCGGCTCCGAGTGACCTGAAACAGGTCATGCTTGTAAAGGCATTATTAGATGCTCGTGAAACCTTGATTGTAGAGCTACAAAAGCTTGGAAGTGCTATTAACCGAACTGTTGATTTGACTGAATATACCTCCAGAATGAATGATACGAAGTTATTTGATTCATTTCTCCAAGCAAATCAGGTTACTGCTGATAACGAAGTTTCCGGACAAGGCAAGCCACAAAACGGTCCTGAG AAAGCTAATGGCGGATTAGATTTTCAAAGTGATCGATTGCCCCAGAACTTATCCAAAGATGATGTAACTAGAATGTTTAATATATCTGGTGATCAAGTGTTACATTTGTGGAGCACTTTTCTGACTTTCCACAG GGATAATAAAACAAAGATAATGGAAGTCCTTCATGATGCATGGGCTAAGGATCGGAAAGCTGAATGGTCGATATGGATGGTTTACTCTAAGTCTGAAATGCCTCAACATCATATAAATGGCAGTTCTGATGAGAGAACAACCCACCATGTTGGGCATAAGAGGGGTTCAAGTTTGTGGAAGTTATCTGATGAT CCTGCGCATATGGCAGCTATGCGGGCTGACCTTCATCGACGGAGTATTGGACAAATGAAG ATTAATAATCGGTCAATCCAAGACATGCAAATATTTGGAGATCCTTCAGCGATTCCTATTGTAATTGTAGAACGTGTTCTGAATACTCCTCAACGTAGTTTAAGTTATAACTCATACATGAAGAATTTGGACCTAAAGGATTCAGTTCCCTCACGCATTGATGTTAGTTCTGAAGATGGGAAAAAGCCATCAAGTGCAACTACTGCAAAAAAAGTCCGTGATTTGAAGATTGTTGTTTTTGTGCACGGATTTCAG GGGCATCATCTGGATTTGCGGCTTGTTCGCAACCAATGGCTTTTGTTGGATCCAAAGATCGAGTTTCTCATGTCGGAGGCAAATGAAGAGAAAACATCTGGAGACTTCAGAGAAATGGGACTGAGGCTGGCGCAGGAGGTGATTTCTTTCCTTAAAAAGAAAATGGATAAAGCTGCAAAATATGGACGCCTACGAGATATCAAACTTAGTTTTGTCGGCCATTCTATTGGAAACGTCATAATAAGAACAGCAATAGCAG ACACTGTTATGGAACCTTACCTGGGATACCTTCATACATACCTATCTCTATCTGGTCCACACTTGGGATATCTATACAGTTCAAATTCTTTATTCAATTCCGGATTATGGGTTTTGAAGAAGTTCAAGGGGACACAATGCATCCATCAGCTCACGTTCACCGATGACCCCGATATCTGTAACACTTTCTTCTACAAACTTTGTAAG CAAAAAACTCTGGAAAATTTCAAGAATATAATCCTCCTCTCTTCACCCCAG GATGGCTACGTCCCGTATCATTCTGCGAGGATTGAGTCATGCAAGGCAGCATCAGTGGACAACTCGAAAAAGGGAAAAGCATTTTTGGAGATGTTGAATTCCTGTTTGGACCAGTTACGAGCTCCTACAACTGAAGATCGAGTGTTTTTGCGATCCGATGTCAACTTTGACACATCCGCTTATGGCAAGAACTTAAACTCGTTCATTGGACGGGCTGCACATATCGAGTTTTTGGAGTCCGACATTTTTGCTCGCTTCATTATGTGGTCATTTCCGaatctgtttaaataa